DNA sequence from the Acidobacteriota bacterium genome:
TCCTGGTAGACCATGATGCCGTGCGTGTCGGCGGTGTGACGGTCGACGATCTCGTGCACCTGGGGAGCCTTCTCGCGGCCGTGCTTGCGGTCGCAGTAGGTGCCGATGAGCGCCATCGGACCCGGCCGGAAGAGCGCGTTGGCGGCGACGAGATCCTCGAACCGGTCGGGCCTCATCTGCAGCAGCAGATTGCGCATGCCCTCCGACTCGAACTGGAACGTGCCCGCCGTTTCAGCGCGGGCGAAGACGTCCAGCACGCGTCGATCGGCGAGGTCGATGCGGTCGAGATCGAGCGGGTCGCGACCTTCGGGAACGCCTGGAACCGCCGCCGCGATCGCCTCCGGCGGCAGCGTCTCGCGCACCAGTTGGCGGCAGCGCTCGATGATGGAGAGCGTGGTCAGCCCCAGGAAGTCCATCTTCAGCAGGCCCATCTTCTCGACCGTCGGACCGTCCCACTGGGTGACCAGAACCTCCCTGGAGCCCTGGCTGCGGTTGGTTGCCAGGGGTACGAGGTTCTCGAGCGGCTGGGTGGCGATGACGAGCCCGGCCGCGTGGACGCCGCTGTGCCGGGTGATGCCCTCGAGTTCCCTCGCCGTGTCGATGACTCCCCGGATCTGCTCGTCGCCGTCGTAGAGGTCTCTGAGTTCCTTCTCGCGCTCCAGCGCCTGGTCGATCGTGACGCCGAGTTCGGAGCCGATCAACCTGCAGATCCGGTCGACCTGGGCCAGCGGGAGTTCATGCACGCGCCCGACATCGCGGATCGCCGCCCGCGCCTTCATCGTGCCGAAGGTGATGATCTGGGCGACGTATCCGTACTTCTCGCGGACGTATTCGAGGATCTCGGCCCGGCCGTCCTGGCACAGGTCGATGTCGATGTCGGGGTATTCGCTGCGGTCGGGGTCGGTGAAGCGCTCGAACAGAAGGCCGTAGCGAACGGGGCAGGCATGGGAGAGGCCCAGGGTGTAGCCGACCATCGTGCCCACGCCTGAACCGCGGGCGGCTGCCGGGATGCCGCGCTTGCGGGCTTCGTTGACGAAATCCCAGACGATCAGGAAGTAGGCGCTGATCCTCTTGCCCGCGAGCACCGAGAGTTCATGGTCGAGACGGCGTCGGTGTGCGTCCTCCAGCCGGTCGCCGTAGCGCCAGGCCAGGCCGGCCTCGCTCAGTTCGCGCAGAGCGCGATCGCAGTCGGCGTGAAGCGCGGCCAGTTCCTCCTCGCCGGGCTGCTCGGCCAGAGGCGCCACCCGGTAGCCGGCGCAGAAGCGATCGAACCACGCCCCGCTGCCCGGCTCCGGCTCGGTCTCGCCGGCCGCAAGCTCCGGCGGATCGACGCGCTCCACCCGTACCAGCGGAGCATGGTTGGCGGAGAAGTCGAGTTCCACGTTGCAGCGGTCGGCGATGCGGCGGGTGTTTAGGACAGCCCCGGCTGTCTCCGGATCGTCGAAGAGATCCACCATCTGCTCGGGGCTCTTGACGTAGAGGTCCTTCGGGTAGTGCAGCCGGTCCTCTTCCTGCTTGGACTTGCCGGTCGAGACGCAGATCAGGGTGTCGTGGCTGTCCCAGTCCTCGGCGGTCAGGAAGTGGGAGTCGTTGTCGCACACCAGCGGCAGGTCGAGTTCGCCGGCGAGGCGCAGGATCGCCTCGTTCACCTGGTCCTGTTCGGTCGTGTCGTGCCGCTGCAGTTCCAGGTAGAAGCAGGGTTCGCCCTGCTCGTCTTTGGGGAACTTCCGCCGGTGCCACTCGGCTTCCTCGCGGGCGCGCTCCCAGTGGGTGTCGGCGCCGGTTTCGATGTGCCGTCTCAGGTGGTAGGCGAGCGAGGAGCCGAGATGGCCGTTGATCGCGATCAGCCCGTCGCTCCAGCGGCCGAGGGTCTCCTTGTCCATCCTCGGCCGGTAGTAGAAGCCCTCCAGAAAGCTGTCCGAGGAGAGCTTCACCAGGTTCCGCCAGCCCGTCTCGTTGCGGGCGAGCAGGACGAGGTGGAATCCACCGTCGGCGACGCCCTGAGACTCCTTGTATCGCCGGTCGGAGGTTTCCGTCTTGATGTCCGGTGCGACGTAGGCCTCGATGCCCAGGATGGGCTTGATGCCCTTCTTGCGGCACGCTTCGTAGAAGGCAACCGACCCGTACAAATTGCCGTGATCCGTGAGGGCGACCGCATCCATGCCGAGCGCCTCGATGCGGTCGACCAGGGGCCCGATCCGGTTGCCTCCGTCGAGCAGCGAGTACTCGGAGTGGAGGTGTAGGTGGACGAAGTCCGGGGCCATGCTCGGTAGGAGGAGTCTGCGCCGCGGACGAGGGGTCGGGACCCTGCCGCCCGCTGTGACGGCGCAAGCTTCTCACCGCCGGGTCAGCGGTGCAAGGGCCGGAATCGGGTTTCTCGCGCCTCTTTCCGTCTAAGTCTGTGTGGCCGCGGTCCCGAGGTCAGCCAAGAGGACCCCGGCGCTGGTTCGGGCGCCGCTCCTGCCCCTGGCCGCAGTGCTCGTGGTCGCGCTCGCCGTGGGTGGGCGCGGCCGCGAGCAACTTGGCGTTCTCGACCCGGTGCGGCCGGTCACCGCCGACGTCGCCGTGCCCCCACTCGGCGCGGCGGCCTGGCAGCGCGCCGGGGACGGCTGGACCGCGAGGGTGCGGATCGTCGCGGTCGAACAGGCGGGCCGCAAGGTTGGAGCTCCGGACCGTGCCTGGCTTCGGCTCCGCGGCCGTTTGCCGCCGCCTCCCGACCGGCGCCTGCGGGTTCGCGGATACCTGAGCCGGCGTCAGTCGTACCTGAATCTCCGCGTCTCCAGACCGGGAGACTGGGGACTCAACGTGAAGAGCCGCCGGCTTCTTGACGGCAGGGGAGAAGAGCCGGGACCGTTCCTGCGCACCGTCGTCGAACTGCGGCAAAGGCTCCTCGAGCCGGTGACGTCGAGCGCGCGGCCCGGAGCGATTCTGGCCCAGGCGCTGGTGTTTGGCGATGGACGCCGCGTGCCTCCCGACCTCAGGACGGGTTTGCGGCGCGCCGGTCTTTCGCACCTGTTCGCTGTGTCGGGTCTGCACGTGGGTCTGATCCTGGGCGGTTGCTGGTGGCTCCTGGGCGGAATCTCGAATCGGCTGACCGCGGTCTGCGGCGTCTCGGTTCTCCTCCTGTATGGCTGCCTTGTCGGCCCGAGACCATCGTTGCTACGGGCGGCGGTCATGGCTCTGCTCGTCATCCTGGCGGTGGCGATGGAAAGGCCGCCGCAGGCGCTCAACTCGCTTTGTGCCGCTCTGATCCTGATTCTGTCCTTCAACCCGGCCGCGATTGTTGATCTGGGCTTCCAGCTCAGCTTTCTGGCCACCGCGGGGATCCTCCTGCTGACGCCGCAACTGCTGGAGCTGTGGCGGCGCAAAGCCACCGGGGCGGTGGGCCATCTCGCGGCCGGCCTGGCCGTGACGGTCGCCGCCCAGCTCGCCACTCTCCCGGTCACCGCCGTGCAGATTGGCGTCCTGACACCACTGGCGCCGGTGCTCAACCTCCTGTTCGTGCCCTGGACCGCGTTGACGCTCGGAGTCTCGCTGATCTGGGTTGTCGTGGCGGCGGGGGCGTCGCTGCCCGTGTTGTCAGTGGTCGCCGAGCCGGGCGCCGCCGTGCTCCTGGGACTGCTCGACGCCCTCAGCGTGCCGTTCGCCTGGCTGGCGGAACTGCCTCCAGGGGCGTGGCTGGCGATTCCGGTGAGCGTCCGTTTCGAGCACGCCCTGACATTGGCAATCTGGCTGGGCATCTTTCTGTCCGGTTTCCGGCGGGCCGTCTACTCGCTCTCTCTCGTGCTCGTCTGTGTACCGACGCCGGGCGACCCGGATCCGAGGCTCGTGATGCTCGATGTGGGGCAGGGGGAATCCCTGCTGTTGCGGAGCGGAGACCGCGGGCCGGTCATCCTGGTCGACGGCGGAGGTTTCCGGCAGGGGAACTTCGCGGAGGCGGCGCTGCTGCAGGCCCTGGCCGCCGAGGGGGTACGCCGGATCGATCTGGCGGTCCTCTCGCATGGGGACGCGGACCACTGCCGCGGTCTGCTCGAACTCTCGCGCTACCTGCCGATCGAACGTCTCTGGGCGGCCGGGGCGGAAGTCCGGGATGGTTGCGGCCGGGAACTCGTCCAGCGGCTCTCCGGGCGCGTGCGACTGGTCGAGCGAGGTCACGCCGAATCGCTCGGCCTATGGCGGCTCGGAGTGGTTCATCCCGGGCCCGATCCGGGCGCCCACGGCAACGCGGCATCTCTCGTGGTCCGCGCCTGTGCCGGGCGTTCCTGCGCGTTGCTCACCGGCGATCTGGACATGGCCGGCGAGAGGGAGCTTCTGGCCTGGATCCGGAGCCGGGGCGGATCGCTTCGAAGCGATGTCCTCAAGGTTGCCCATCATGGCAGCCGCACGTCGACCGTCCCGGAGTTCCTGGATGCCGTCAGGCCGCGACTGGCTTTGATGTCGGCCGGCCGACGTAATCCATACGGCCATCCGGCCCCAGAGGTCGTCGAGCGGATTGAACGTCGAGGAGCCCGGGTGTTGCGCACGGATCGGCACGGACGGATCGAAGTCCGTTTCCGGCGCCATGAAACCGGTGTTCGGCGTCCCGTCTTCCAGGTTCGGGCGTGGCCCCCCTAAGGGGCTATCCTGCTTCCATGCCGGAACCCCCGTGGCAGGTGATCGCCGTCCTCGGCCCGACGGCGACCGGCAAGAGTGCCTTCGCGATGGAGTTGGCCGAGGTTCTCGGACAGAGGGGCTTCGGCGCCGAGTTGATCAGCGCCGACGCGCTGCAGGCTTATCGGGGCTTCGACATCGGCACCGCGAAGCCTGGGCCGCGTGCACGGACCCGGGTGCGGCATCACCTGGTTGATGTCCTCGAACCGCACCAGGCGTTCTCGGCGGGGGAGTTCGCGCGCCGGGCGCGTACGGCGGTCGACGAGATCGAGAGCCGGGGCCGTCTGCCGCTCCTGGTAGGCGGCGGCGGGTTCTACCTTCGCGCCCTCTTCGAGGGCCTGGCGCCGGTGCCTCCGGTGCCGCACGAAGTGCGGACCCGCTTGCGAAGCGAGCTCCAGGCAAGAGGCCTCGGCGAACTCCTCGATGAGCTGCGGAGCGTCGACCCGGAGAGCGTGCAAGGTCTTTCCGCCGGCGACACGCAGCGGATCCTCAGGGCCTTGGAGGTGGTTCGTTCCACGGGTCGCACGCTCCCTGACTGGCAACGGATGGGGTCGGAATCGGCGCTTCAGAGGCGGGCGCTCAAGGTTGGATTGACCCTGCCGAGGGCGCTTCTGTACGATGCCGTCGAGGTGCGGGCCAGACGCATGCTCGAGCGTGGCTGGCTGGCCGAAGTGAGGCGTCTGCGGGAACGCGTGACTCGTCGCGATGAGCGTTCGTGGGGTGAACTGCCGGCGTGTCAGGCGATCGGCTACCGGCAGTTCGCCGATCACCTGGATGGAAAGCTGACCCTGGAGCAGGCCTTGGAGGAGACGATCCGTGCCACACGTCGTTACGCCAAGCGGCAGGTGACCTGGTTCCGCCGCGAGAAGGACGTGTGCTGGGTCGACGCCTCATGTCGTGAAGGCGTCGAACGGGTGCTTGAACGGATCGCCCGGAGGGTGGCCGGCGAGCGGCCGGCCGAGGTGTGGCGGTGAGGTTCCGCCGGTACGAGCTGTTCGCATTGGTCGCCGCGCTGATGGGTGCCGGCGCCTGTATGACCACAACGAGCGTTCAGGCGCCGCCGCAGGTGGCCGTCCCGGAACTCGACGCCGTCGCCCGCGCCTTTCTGCGCGAGCCTGTGCTCGGCTACACGGGGAACATCCCGGAGCAGAGCGGCTACGAGATCCGGTCTGCCTCGCAGGCCCTGGCGCGTGGCGAGGTGCGGGTTGCGCGGAGCGCCGTGCAGGCGCTGCTTGCCATCGATCCGACCCTGCTGCCGGCCACCGTCCTCCTGGCCCAGACCCACTTCGCTGAAGGGGACCATTCGGCGGTAGTCGAGTTGCTGGCGAAGCCTCTGTCCGGCCGAACGGCCTACACTGCCGGCCAGCTCGTCTACGCGCGGTCGGCGGAACTCCTGGGCGATGCCGTGATCGCCTACGGCGCCTACCGCGGTATCGCCGGCTTGGACGAGGAAGCAGCCAGTCGGGCCGAGGACCTGAGCGCTCGGGCGAAGGCCGAACTCGGGGAGCGGATCGGAGCTGCGCTCCAGGCCGGCCAGTTGGGAGAGGCCGTTCCTGCGCTGCAGAAGCTGCGGACGTGGGCGCCCGACGAGACGGCCACGGTCGACCTGCGCCGGCGCTTGGCCCGGGCAAGGGGAGACGCGGAGGAAGAACTCCTGACGACAGGGATCCTGATTGCGCGTGGGGAGACGTCGCTGGACGTCCTGGAGCGGCAGGCCGCGCTCGAGGTCGGGAGCGGCGATGCCCGGGTTGGTCTGGAGCTCTACGAGCGGCTCGCGGAACGCCATCCGGACAACGTGGAGGTCGCGGCGGCCCTGACCGCGGCCCGCTTTCACTGGCGCACGACCCTGCTGCCCGACCGTGTGGCCAGACTGCTCGACGCCTCGAGTCTGCTACGGGGAGACTTCGCCGCACTGACCTTCTGGCTGGTGCCCGGCGTCAGGACCAGTACTGGCGGCAACAGGGTCATCGTCAGCGACATTGTGGAGCACCCTCAGCGGCGGGAGATCGCCCGGGTCCTGAACCTCGGGTTGATGACGCCGGTCGATGCGGCGGTGCGCCGGTTCGCTCCTAACGACTACATGCGCCGGGGCCCGGCGCTGGCGACCCTGCTCCGCATGCCGTCCCGGATCGGTAGCGGCGCGGCCTGCGTCGGCGGGAACAGTCCGGCAGCCAGCGACGTGGAGGCCGTGTGCGGAGCGGCGCTGCGTTGTCGCCTGATCTCGGAGCCCTCGGAATGTCGGCCTCAGGCGGCGATCTCGGGCCAAGAAGCAACTGAGGCGCTGCGCCGCACCCTGCACCTCATCCAGTAACCGCACCCCAACCGACCGACGCGATCCGGACGGCCAGCCGCTTCGGTCACACAGGAGCCCGACTCATGACCGCATCCGCCAGTTCATCCAGGCCCGCGCTCGACCGGGAGCGGGCCATCGTCGTGGTGATCGACCTCCAGGGCCGTCTCGTGGACCTGATGCACCGGCCGCGGATGGTGATTGACGGCACGGCGCGGCTGCTTCGGCTGGCCCAGTTGTTCGACCTGCCCGTGATCGTCACCGAGCAGTACCCGCGGGGGCTGGGGCCGACTCGGGAGGAGATCGAGGCGGTGATCAAGGAAACGGATCCCGAAGGCCGCCGCACGCGCAGGGTGGAGAAAGACTCCTTCGGCTGCTGCGGCGAGCCGGCGTTCGAGGAAGCTCTGGCGGCCGCGAGACCGGGGCTGGAGCCGGCCCGGCAGCAGGTGGTCGTGGCCGGGATCGAGGCTCACATCTGCGTCGTGCAGACGGTTCTCGACCTGCTGTCGCGCGGGACGGACGTCCACGTGTGCTGGGACTGCACAAGTTCCCGGGGCAAGGAGTATCGACGTCACGCACTGGAGCGCATGGGCGGGGCCGGTGCCCAGATCACGAACCACGAGTCGGTTGCCTTCGAGCTGGCGCGGGACAAGAACCACCCGCAGTTCAAGGGCGTCAACCGGCTGCTCCGGGAGGGCCAGATCGCTTGACCGGGCCGGTGCGGCGAACGGTCAGGGGGGCCGTGTTGATCCTGGCGGCGTCGCCCCTGGTCGCCCAGCAGCCGAGCCCGGGCTCGGGCGACGCGGAAGCCGAGGTACGGGCTACCTTCGAGGCCTACCGCCAGGCGCTGATCACCGGGGACGGCGAACGGGCGGCCGGCCTGGTCGATCGGGAGACCGGGGAGTACTACCGGCAACTGAAGCGGTTGGTGCTGGAGGGCGGCGAGGAGGAGGTGAGGCAGCGGACCTTCGTCGACCGGTTCCTGATCGTGGCCTTCCGGCACCAGTTCGACGCCGCCGAACTTCGGGGGATGGATCTCGCCGACGTGATCGTTCGCGCGATGGAGATCGGCTGGATCAACGGAGCGGCGATTGAGCAGCTCGCCGTCGGCGACGTCCGGATCGAGGGCGACGAAGCCGTTGCCGCCGCCCGCACGCGAGCGTCCCTGGAGG
Encoded proteins:
- the miaA gene encoding tRNA (adenosine(37)-N6)-dimethylallyltransferase MiaA, whose protein sequence is MPEPPWQVIAVLGPTATGKSAFAMELAEVLGQRGFGAELISADALQAYRGFDIGTAKPGPRARTRVRHHLVDVLEPHQAFSAGEFARRARTAVDEIESRGRLPLLVGGGGFYLRALFEGLAPVPPVPHEVRTRLRSELQARGLGELLDELRSVDPESVQGLSAGDTQRILRALEVVRSTGRTLPDWQRMGSESALQRRALKVGLTLPRALLYDAVEVRARRMLERGWLAEVRRLRERVTRRDERSWGELPACQAIGYRQFADHLDGKLTLEQALEETIRATRRYAKRQVTWFRREKDVCWVDASCREGVERVLERIARRVAGERPAEVWR
- the dnaE gene encoding DNA polymerase III subunit alpha; translation: MAPDFVHLHLHSEYSLLDGGNRIGPLVDRIEALGMDAVALTDHGNLYGSVAFYEACRKKGIKPILGIEAYVAPDIKTETSDRRYKESQGVADGGFHLVLLARNETGWRNLVKLSSDSFLEGFYYRPRMDKETLGRWSDGLIAINGHLGSSLAYHLRRHIETGADTHWERAREEAEWHRRKFPKDEQGEPCFYLELQRHDTTEQDQVNEAILRLAGELDLPLVCDNDSHFLTAEDWDSHDTLICVSTGKSKQEEDRLHYPKDLYVKSPEQMVDLFDDPETAGAVLNTRRIADRCNVELDFSANHAPLVRVERVDPPELAAGETEPEPGSGAWFDRFCAGYRVAPLAEQPGEEELAALHADCDRALRELSEAGLAWRYGDRLEDAHRRRLDHELSVLAGKRISAYFLIVWDFVNEARKRGIPAAARGSGVGTMVGYTLGLSHACPVRYGLLFERFTDPDRSEYPDIDIDLCQDGRAEILEYVREKYGYVAQIITFGTMKARAAIRDVGRVHELPLAQVDRICRLIGSELGVTIDQALEREKELRDLYDGDEQIRGVIDTARELEGITRHSGVHAAGLVIATQPLENLVPLATNRSQGSREVLVTQWDGPTVEKMGLLKMDFLGLTTLSIIERCRQLVRETLPPEAIAAAVPGVPEGRDPLDLDRIDLADRRVLDVFARAETAGTFQFESEGMRNLLLQMRPDRFEDLVAANALFRPGPMALIGTYCDRKHGREKAPQVHEIVDRHTADTHGIMVYQEQVMQIVHELGDVPLREAYTLIKAISKKSRKTINAAQKRFLAGAQEKGLDRAQAAQLFGLIEEFAGYGFNKSHSVGYTLLAYQTAYLKTYFPVQYMAAVLTYAADNTDKLVHYVDECARVALPGGRTGIDVGPPDIDRSGVRFHVVFDPGEEHGTANGHIRFGLSAVKGVGEKAVRAILEARDDGGPFRSLWDFCRRVPLAVVNRTAIDALIKSGAFDRIHGQEKRAAMLQALEPAIKAGQRAAADRESGQASLLFAGTDDAQAEEEADQDLPSVPPWSASELLGYEKEALGFFATSHPLDDHRELLERFGNVNVEQLKKLPAETEVVLGALLGGIRTTRTRKGRNPGQKMAIVQLEDRSDRIEGVLFADAYSDYEAALDRGAVLFFVGRVDRRREDPNLVVSRVIGTAEAEAKLSRRLRIHLDGTTGTGSGGNSLDDELERLRDLLDRHRHKGVNGRPNGGVDVEFRIELDDAIVTAGANGSRAPIGEAIKSEIDELLGARGHCEYVGPPPPGPR
- a CDS encoding DNA internalization-related competence protein ComEC/Rec2, with translation MAAVPRSAKRTPALVRAPLLPLAAVLVVALAVGGRGREQLGVLDPVRPVTADVAVPPLGAAAWQRAGDGWTARVRIVAVEQAGRKVGAPDRAWLRLRGRLPPPPDRRLRVRGYLSRRQSYLNLRVSRPGDWGLNVKSRRLLDGRGEEPGPFLRTVVELRQRLLEPVTSSARPGAILAQALVFGDGRRVPPDLRTGLRRAGLSHLFAVSGLHVGLILGGCWWLLGGISNRLTAVCGVSVLLLYGCLVGPRPSLLRAAVMALLVILAVAMERPPQALNSLCAALILILSFNPAAIVDLGFQLSFLATAGILLLTPQLLELWRRKATGAVGHLAAGLAVTVAAQLATLPVTAVQIGVLTPLAPVLNLLFVPWTALTLGVSLIWVVVAAGASLPVLSVVAEPGAAVLLGLLDALSVPFAWLAELPPGAWLAIPVSVRFEHALTLAIWLGIFLSGFRRAVYSLSLVLVCVPTPGDPDPRLVMLDVGQGESLLLRSGDRGPVILVDGGGFRQGNFAEAALLQALAAEGVRRIDLAVLSHGDADHCRGLLELSRYLPIERLWAAGAEVRDGCGRELVQRLSGRVRLVERGHAESLGLWRLGVVHPGPDPGAHGNAASLVVRACAGRSCALLTGDLDMAGERELLAWIRSRGGSLRSDVLKVAHHGSRTSTVPEFLDAVRPRLALMSAGRRNPYGHPAPEVVERIERRGARVLRTDRHGRIEVRFRRHETGVRRPVFQVRAWPP
- a CDS encoding isochorismatase family protein, encoding MTASASSSRPALDRERAIVVVIDLQGRLVDLMHRPRMVIDGTARLLRLAQLFDLPVIVTEQYPRGLGPTREEIEAVIKETDPEGRRTRRVEKDSFGCCGEPAFEEALAAARPGLEPARQQVVVAGIEAHICVVQTVLDLLSRGTDVHVCWDCTSSRGKEYRRHALERMGGAGAQITNHESVAFELARDKNHPQFKGVNRLLREGQIA